The DNA segment TCATACATTCGGGATGTGTGCTGCAAAATGGTACGCTTTGTAACAATATCAGCCACAGGAATCAACCTCTCTGGAAACGATATAGTGTCCTTGACTGCGTCTCATCGCATACCAAGAACTTTCGAAGCTCCATCGTTGTCAAGTACATGGTCAACTTTGGCCATTTCACGCACGATACTGCTGTTGGAATTCCAGGAGCGTAGGTTGAAATTGGCGGCAGACATCAATTCACGTGTATCTCTGAAGAAGTCAACGACGTTTCGTTCCTGCGAAAAGCTAGATATTATGTTATCCACATAGATATCTCTCAGTAAGTGGTTACTCACCCAGTTGCCACTGTTGTTTTCTAGATGCTTGATGATGGTTGCGCACAGGATGAATGGAGAACACGTAGCCCCAAACAGCACGACCTTGAACCTGTATGTGGTCAGCGGGGAGTCGGGGTCACTTGGGTCACTCAGCCATAGAAATCTCGTGACGTCCCGGTCTTTCTCGTCCAGCGAAACGTGAAGAAATGCCTTCTCGATGTCTGTTGTAATCGCATATCTATTCAACCGGAAACGCATAAGTATACCGGCTAAGTCGTTCAGTTCCGGCGGTGTTGATTGTAGGCAGTCATTTAGGCTAGGTTTATCATCACATTGACGACAACTGCAATCGTATACAATACGTAATGGGGTGGTGACTGAGTCCTTTTTAATTCCATGGTGGGGAATGTAATGAATGGGATGATCGTTTTTAACGTTTGTATCTACCTCTTCAATAAATCCCCGATCTCCTTGTTCACGAATAATTTCACCGTATTTTTGCAACATGAATGGTCCTTTTTGCAACCGCTTGATCAAGTTTTCTGTACGTCTCACGCTAACGTCATAATTGGTCGGCAACGGCAGATGGTCATCTTTCCATGGAAGCTTGGCGATGTAGCGACCCTCGTCATATGATATGTTAGATTCCATGTAGGTCTTCAGGTTACGGGAACCGGAAGTATCGTCTCCTTCCGGTGTGATTCCGATGGACTCAAGCTTCCAAAAGCGCTCCAAGTCCAGAGTCGTCGGCGGAGTTGTGATGACATTCAACATGTACTGAGCGGATGGTTGTTGTGTTTTGCCGGGTAACGGACCGGAAAGCAGACATCCGATTTTCGACTTCACGGCAGTAGGTCCGTTGCCCCTGACGACATGATTCAACACTATTTTCCAGTATGAATCCGCACCAATCAGTaatgaaatgtcaaaactttc comes from the Mya arenaria isolate MELC-2E11 chromosome 13, ASM2691426v1 genome and includes:
- the LOC128215181 gene encoding uncharacterized protein LOC128215181; the protein is MATATVNLLTDRDEKIEIDVLIVPTIAVPLSNIQKEVKSLSYLRGLKLAHPVTDAESFDISLLIGADSYWKIVLNHVVRGNGPTAVKSKIGCLLSGPLPGKTQQPSAQYMLNVITTPPTTLDLERFWKLESIGITPEGDDTSGSRNLKTYMESNISYDEGRYIAKLPWKDDHLPLPTNYDVSVRRTENLIKRLQKGPFMLQKYGEIIREQGDRGFIEEVDTNVKNDHPIHYIPHHGIKKDSVTTPLRIVYDCSCRQCDDKPSLNDCLQSTPPELNDLAGILMRFRLNRYAITTDIEKAFLHVSLDEKDRDVTRFLWLSDPSDPDSPLTTYRFKVVLFGATCSPFILCATIIKHLENNSGNWVSNHLLRDIYVDNIISSFSQERNVVDFFRDTRELMSAANFNLRSWNSNSSIVREMAKVDHVLDNDGASKVLGMR